A genomic stretch from Streptomyces sp. QL37 includes:
- a CDS encoding 3-hydroxybutyryl-CoA dehydrogenase, with amino-acid sequence MTATDSSIRRVGVVGCGLMGSGIAEVCARSGLETLVHEVDAEALDRGRTRTTRSLARAFDRGKLTAEEHEAAVNALTFTTDLDDFADRDLVIEAVPEDEALKVHVFATLDRVVLRPDALFASNTSSIPVMRLGAATSRPGQVMGLHFFNPVPVLDLVELVPSLVTTDTAWERTHHFVTKVLGRHAIVSQDRAGFVVNSLLIPYLLAAIRMFESGFALAQDIDEGMVRGCAHPMGPLALADHIGLDTTLAVAECLYGEFKEPLYAPPPLLSRMVEAGQLGRKAGKGFYAYPAAAAR; translated from the coding sequence ATGACTGCGACCGACTCGTCCATACGCAGGGTCGGCGTCGTGGGCTGCGGACTGATGGGCTCCGGAATCGCGGAGGTATGCGCACGGAGCGGCTTGGAAACGCTTGTCCACGAGGTGGATGCCGAGGCGCTGGATCGTGGCCGGACCAGGACCACCCGGTCCCTCGCCCGAGCTTTCGACCGGGGCAAGCTGACGGCGGAGGAGCACGAGGCCGCAGTGAACGCACTCACGTTCACGACCGACCTGGACGACTTCGCCGATCGGGACCTGGTGATCGAGGCCGTTCCCGAGGACGAGGCACTCAAGGTGCACGTCTTCGCCACCTTGGACCGGGTCGTTCTCCGGCCGGACGCGCTGTTCGCTTCCAACACCTCGTCCATACCCGTCATGAGACTCGGCGCGGCCACTTCCCGCCCGGGCCAGGTGATGGGACTGCACTTCTTCAATCCCGTGCCGGTGCTCGACCTCGTCGAGCTCGTACCGTCCCTGGTCACCACCGACACGGCGTGGGAGAGAACGCATCACTTCGTCACGAAGGTGCTGGGGCGACATGCCATCGTCTCCCAGGACCGAGCGGGATTCGTGGTCAACTCCCTGCTGATCCCCTATCTGCTCGCAGCCATCCGTATGTTCGAGTCCGGATTCGCCCTCGCCCAGGACATCGACGAGGGCATGGTTCGAGGCTGTGCGCACCCGATGGGCCCGCTGGCACTGGCCGACCACATAGGCCTGGACACCACGCTGGCCGTCGCGGAGTGTCTGTACGGCGAGTTCAAGGAGCCTCTCTACGCGCCGCCACCGCTGCTGTCCCGGATGGTCGAGGCCGGTCAGCTCGGCCGCAAGGCCGGGAAGGGCTTCTACGCCTACCCTGCGGCTGCCGCCCGATGA
- a CDS encoding zinc-binding dehydrogenase, with amino-acid sequence MAVEARIAVLPAGRQKLEFRDVTLKALRPYEVVVRQKAFGVCHSQLDRIFDPSRTEPMLLGHESVGTVIEVGAEVGYVTPGDEVLTTWIPRTPLEGRPPVPSQVPFPDGSLVASHNVFTWGTHAVVDEQYLVKAPEGTPADLGSIIGCALMTGAGAVMNSASVRAGQSVAVWGAGGVGLCALAAAAVLGASPVVAVDVDDDKLKLAQQFGATHVINAKKTDPVAAIRALTPHDDLTRGVDFAFDCTGIGTNIPVSLASVRPGIRGAGIRGGADVLVGIPRVPFQLDSMDLLNGEKSLLGCVGGSCAPARDFETFVEWTRDGRFDPSALVTDRFTLDELNTAVDALHEGRVRGRAVVELEG; translated from the coding sequence ATGGCAGTTGAAGCACGCATCGCCGTCCTCCCGGCCGGACGGCAGAAGCTGGAATTCCGGGATGTGACGCTGAAGGCCCTGAGGCCGTACGAAGTCGTCGTACGCCAGAAGGCGTTCGGGGTCTGCCACAGTCAGTTGGACCGCATCTTCGACCCCTCGCGGACCGAGCCGATGCTGCTCGGCCACGAGTCCGTCGGAACGGTGATCGAGGTCGGTGCGGAAGTCGGCTACGTGACGCCCGGGGACGAGGTGCTCACCACCTGGATACCTCGTACGCCCCTCGAAGGCCGTCCACCCGTGCCCTCGCAGGTCCCCTTCCCGGACGGGAGCCTGGTCGCGTCGCACAACGTCTTCACGTGGGGGACGCATGCCGTCGTCGACGAGCAGTACCTCGTCAAGGCGCCGGAAGGCACCCCGGCCGATCTGGGTTCGATCATCGGGTGCGCGCTGATGACGGGCGCCGGCGCGGTGATGAACAGCGCCTCCGTCCGGGCGGGCCAGAGCGTCGCCGTCTGGGGCGCAGGGGGCGTGGGGCTGTGTGCCCTGGCCGCAGCGGCCGTCCTCGGGGCGTCGCCGGTCGTGGCCGTGGACGTCGACGACGACAAACTGAAGCTCGCGCAGCAGTTCGGCGCGACCCATGTGATCAATGCGAAGAAGACCGATCCGGTGGCGGCCATCCGCGCCCTGACCCCGCACGACGACCTGACACGGGGCGTGGACTTCGCCTTCGACTGCACCGGCATCGGCACCAACATCCCGGTGAGCCTCGCATCAGTGCGCCCGGGAATACGCGGCGCCGGCATCCGCGGGGGCGCCGACGTGCTCGTCGGAATCCCCCGTGTCCCCTTCCAGCTGGACAGCATGGACCTGCTGAACGGGGAGAAGAGTCTGCTCGGCTGCGTCGGCGGCAGCTGTGCCCCGGCGCGCGACTTCGAGACCTTCGTGGAGTGGACCCGCGACGGACGCTTCGACCCGAGCGCGCTCGTCACCGACAGGTTCACGCTGGACGAGCTCAACACCGCCGTCGACGCGCTCCACGAGGGCCGCGTCCGTGGCCGTGCCGTCGTCGAACTCGAGGGATGA
- a CDS encoding iron-containing alcohol dehydrogenase family protein has product MSTGSDLRLRHVSPAFRTFSGQDALAALPRELARVGARRAVIVCGPSMIKHPDALSRVRGALGDHLAGQFDGVAEHSPLPVVEQTRRFLAHHDADAVIAVGGGSAVVTARAASILLAEQRDVRELCTRRGADGTLVSPRLTAPKLPQWVVPSTPTTAYAKAGSAVRDPETGERLALFDPRTRAQGIVLDPVMALTAPPRLAWSAALNVFSMAVEGLQSRHADPLADAQLAHALRTVVAWLPYLHTDPDAARPRLHLMLAALMSGQGSDHTGGGLAQALSHAVGPRSSAANGVVEALLLPHTMRFNAPVTGNRIALLADVLNLGERTSEAVTGKIERLLELFEVPTRLRDLGIVEKDLIEAADHAMEDWAITGAPRVPDRTDALAVLSNAW; this is encoded by the coding sequence ATGAGTACGGGTTCCGACCTGAGGCTCCGCCATGTGAGCCCCGCGTTTCGCACCTTCAGCGGACAGGACGCCCTCGCGGCCTTGCCGCGCGAACTCGCCCGGGTGGGCGCGCGACGCGCGGTCATCGTCTGCGGGCCGTCGATGATCAAGCACCCCGATGCCCTGAGCCGTGTGCGCGGGGCTCTGGGGGACCACCTGGCAGGGCAGTTCGACGGTGTGGCCGAGCACAGCCCACTCCCTGTGGTGGAACAGACGCGGCGATTCCTCGCCCACCATGACGCGGACGCCGTCATCGCTGTCGGCGGCGGATCGGCGGTGGTCACCGCACGCGCGGCCTCGATCCTGCTCGCCGAACAGCGTGACGTCCGGGAGCTGTGCACACGACGGGGCGCCGACGGCACGCTCGTGAGCCCGAGGCTCACCGCTCCGAAACTGCCGCAGTGGGTCGTCCCGAGTACCCCGACCACCGCTTACGCGAAGGCCGGCAGCGCGGTGCGCGACCCGGAGACCGGTGAGCGACTGGCCCTCTTCGACCCCAGGACCCGCGCCCAGGGCATCGTCCTCGATCCCGTGATGGCGCTCACCGCACCTCCGCGACTGGCGTGGTCCGCCGCGCTCAACGTCTTCTCCATGGCCGTGGAGGGACTGCAGTCGCGTCATGCCGACCCCTTGGCCGACGCACAGCTCGCGCACGCTCTGCGCACAGTGGTCGCGTGGCTCCCGTACCTCCACACCGATCCGGATGCTGCCCGGCCTCGGTTGCACCTGATGCTCGCCGCGCTGATGAGCGGCCAGGGGAGCGACCACACCGGCGGAGGACTCGCCCAAGCGCTCTCGCATGCGGTGGGACCTCGCTCGTCCGCTGCCAACGGCGTCGTGGAAGCACTGCTGCTGCCGCACACCATGCGCTTCAACGCGCCGGTGACCGGCAACCGTATCGCGCTGCTCGCCGACGTCCTCAACCTCGGAGAACGGACCTCCGAGGCCGTGACCGGAAAGATCGAGCGGCTGCTGGAGCTGTTCGAGGTGCCCACCCGCCTCAGGGATCTCGGCATCGTGGAGAAGGACCTCATCGAGGCGGCGGACCACGCCATGGAGGACTGGGCCATCACGGGCGCACCACGGGTGCCCGACCGGACCGATGCCTTGGCGGTGTTGAGCAACGCCTGGTAG
- a CDS encoding class I adenylate-forming enzyme family protein: protein MNTTKTVWGDEIVVEEVRGIALRTYRHRPRTIGSLLAFADRWGDRPHLAQGGKVMTFAGLRAAVAAKAEELVGAGVGRGDRVLLLGWNSQEWIINFWACAAVGAVPVLANAWWGRSELADAVALLDLKLALADPRGAANLPGGTATGRWECGIPAGTPTVPALTGAGGEQDEDEDGPAAVVFTSGTSGRPKGVVLSHRSLLAGLHMLLHITRRLPQQVDESTGDAGLHTGPMFHIGGVQTLIRAITVGDTLVMPAGKFDPEEALRLVEKWKITRWSAVPTMVSRVLEHPDVHRRDVTSLRSVTVGGAPVHAEFLDRLRAGLPGVQPRVPTGYGLTENGGQATAASGRDTSEHPGTSGRPLPCVELKVHEGDEHGEGEILVRSPTQMTGYFGVDESPIDADGWLHTGDLGRIDEAGYLWITGRAKDLIIRGGENIAPAAVEEALAGVAGVVESAVFGVPHPDLGEEVMAAVVVEEGLTEERLTEELRSGLASFAVPSRWRLQHHPLPTNHSGKIDKKELAAQARADLAGQDGGRR from the coding sequence ATGAACACCACGAAAACCGTCTGGGGCGACGAGATCGTCGTCGAGGAGGTGCGAGGAATCGCCCTGCGCACGTACAGGCACCGTCCCCGCACCATCGGCAGCCTGCTGGCCTTCGCCGACCGGTGGGGAGACCGGCCGCACCTCGCGCAGGGCGGGAAGGTGATGACGTTCGCCGGACTGCGTGCCGCGGTCGCGGCGAAGGCAGAGGAACTCGTGGGAGCGGGAGTCGGCCGCGGCGACCGGGTGCTGCTCCTCGGCTGGAACAGCCAGGAGTGGATCATCAACTTCTGGGCCTGCGCGGCTGTCGGGGCCGTTCCCGTGCTCGCCAACGCCTGGTGGGGCAGGAGCGAACTCGCCGACGCCGTCGCTCTGCTGGACCTCAAGCTGGCCCTCGCGGATCCACGGGGAGCGGCAAACCTCCCCGGCGGCACGGCGACGGGCCGATGGGAGTGCGGCATTCCCGCCGGTACTCCGACGGTGCCGGCCCTCACCGGAGCGGGCGGCGAGCAGGACGAGGACGAGGACGGCCCCGCGGCCGTCGTCTTCACCTCCGGGACCTCCGGCCGCCCGAAGGGGGTCGTGCTCTCACACCGCTCCCTCCTGGCCGGCCTCCACATGCTCCTGCACATCACCCGGCGGCTGCCCCAGCAGGTCGACGAGTCGACCGGGGACGCCGGCCTGCACACCGGCCCCATGTTCCACATCGGCGGCGTGCAGACGCTCATCCGCGCGATCACGGTCGGTGACACACTGGTCATGCCTGCCGGCAAGTTCGACCCCGAGGAGGCCCTGCGCCTCGTCGAGAAGTGGAAGATCACCCGCTGGAGCGCCGTTCCGACGATGGTCTCCCGGGTCCTGGAACACCCCGACGTCCACCGCCGTGATGTCACCTCCTTGCGCTCCGTCACGGTTGGCGGCGCCCCGGTGCACGCAGAGTTCCTCGACCGGCTGCGCGCAGGCCTGCCGGGTGTCCAGCCGCGTGTTCCGACGGGGTACGGCCTGACCGAGAACGGTGGCCAGGCGACAGCTGCCTCCGGCCGGGACACCAGCGAGCACCCCGGGACCAGCGGCCGGCCGCTGCCTTGCGTCGAACTGAAGGTCCACGAGGGAGACGAACACGGTGAAGGCGAGATCCTGGTCCGTAGCCCCACCCAGATGACCGGGTACTTCGGGGTGGACGAGTCGCCCATCGACGCCGACGGATGGCTGCACACCGGTGACCTCGGACGCATCGACGAGGCGGGCTACCTGTGGATCACCGGGCGGGCGAAAGACCTGATCATCCGGGGAGGGGAGAACATCGCCCCCGCGGCCGTGGAGGAGGCGCTCGCGGGCGTCGCCGGTGTGGTCGAGTCCGCCGTCTTCGGCGTCCCTCACCCCGATCTCGGGGAGGAGGTGATGGCCGCGGTGGTCGTCGAGGAAGGACTCACCGAGGAGAGGCTGACCGAGGAACTGCGCTCCGGACTGGCGTCCTTCGCCGTCCCCAGCCGGTGGCGACTTCAGCACCACCCGTTGCCGACCAATCACTCGGGCAAGATCGACAAGAAGGAACTGGCGGCACAGGCGCGTGCGGATCTCGCCGGACAGGACGGTGGCCGACGATGA
- a CDS encoding enoyl-CoA hydratase/isomerase family protein, protein MNDIFHEQVADGVALLELRRPPHNFVDEQLLTDLADALLAYDDDDDISCLVMAAQGKHFCAGVDLRGIGAAGIRRFYRQALRVFSGRKPVVAAVHGAAVGGGLGLAMAADFRVAAPGARFTANFARLGFHHGFGLSVTLPRTIGQQRTLELLYTGRSVNGAEALDLGLCDRVAEDPRTSAIAFASEIAASAPLSLPAIRSTMRRSLVAEVSAALDVEANAQAALLGTADFAEGIAASVEKRQPRFTSS, encoded by the coding sequence ATGAACGACATCTTCCACGAACAGGTCGCCGACGGAGTCGCGCTCCTGGAACTGCGCAGGCCACCGCACAACTTCGTCGATGAGCAACTGCTGACCGACCTGGCCGACGCACTGCTGGCATACGACGATGACGACGACATCTCGTGTCTCGTCATGGCCGCGCAGGGCAAGCACTTCTGCGCGGGAGTCGACCTCCGCGGCATCGGGGCGGCGGGCATCCGCCGCTTCTACCGCCAGGCTCTCCGGGTCTTCTCCGGACGCAAACCGGTGGTGGCCGCCGTCCACGGAGCCGCCGTCGGCGGCGGTCTCGGACTGGCCATGGCCGCGGACTTCCGCGTTGCGGCTCCGGGCGCCAGGTTCACCGCCAACTTCGCCCGCCTCGGCTTCCACCACGGCTTCGGCCTGAGTGTGACCCTGCCCAGGACCATCGGGCAGCAGCGCACTCTGGAGCTGCTGTACACGGGCCGGTCGGTCAACGGCGCCGAGGCCCTCGACCTCGGTCTGTGCGACCGGGTCGCGGAAGATCCGCGCACCTCGGCGATCGCCTTCGCCTCGGAGATCGCCGCTTCCGCGCCGCTGTCGCTGCCGGCGATCCGGTCCACGATGCGACGCTCGTTGGTGGCGGAGGTCTCGGCGGCCCTCGACGTGGAGGCGAACGCCCAGGCCGCACTCCTGGGTACCGCTGATTTCGCGGAAGGGATCGCGGCCTCCGTCGAGAAGCGGCAACCCCGCTTCACGAGTTCGTAA